Within Vigna unguiculata cultivar IT97K-499-35 chromosome 2, ASM411807v1, whole genome shotgun sequence, the genomic segment TTATTAGGTTTTTCATCATCAATATCAGTCCTTttgaaagagataaaaaaataaacaaaaatacgTATAAAATTGTAACCTTAGAAACTGATattgataacaaaaaataaataaaagtctaaaaatatagaaattttttataaagatgaaTAAAAACATCTGAAGTCTACAGACgtgtaaaacatatttaaccgaaatttatatatttatgagaaTTATGCCCAAAAAGACAGGTGGggaggaaaaaataaataaaaattaagagtcTTTggctttactttgattttttgtAACAGAGAAAGTGTGAGTGTGTCTCATAATCCAGAATCTCTCTATCTCTTCTGCTTTACGACCCGGAATGCGACCCGCtatcaaattccacctattcAAGTACAACCTTAAATTAACATTcatgtaaatttaaatattttcacttCAAAGGAAAAGTATGcaagatatataaataataaatgagatAATCAAACAATGTTCAAATTCTTAGGAGATTTCACTAGAAAGACTAAATACCAATGAGATTTGAACCTAATCACATAAGTTTGACATTAATAATGGAAGACATTAGTTACGAGAATATGGTTGTCCTAATTAATTATCGATGTGTAAGTAATGGTGATGCCTTTAAGCATTTGGTACTAGAAATAAGTCATTACTACCAAATAGTCAATGTCTGCCATGAATGGCCAAACTTAATGGATGCAGCTTCTATTTTTGTAACCATTCATTCCTCTCACCTTTAAGTCAACTTATATAATTATCTATCTACAACCATGCTACAATCCAACAACACCCTCATAAAACCCATCCTAAATTCTGGAACCTTCATCATATTGCACACAATTAACGCAGAAACCCAAAATCTGGTTAAGGTACAATGGAGTTTTGGGATTGATTCAGAAACAAAATGCAtaaatcataacataaaaaaCATCGAAGCTTACTTGTCTCCGACCAGCTTGTACATCCTGTGAATCAGATCCTCCTCTTGCTCGCTCATGTGTATCACTTCCCACTCGTTGCTGCTCACTTCTGCATCGTATCAACGTTTATCAGAATTTCCGAACCAAAATTCACACCGCAaaaccttattattattaattacaacaTAAATTAATCGacgaagaaaacaaaagaaccTTCTGAGGTTGTAGTTCCGGTGGTGGACATCTTTGTCTTCTCACCTTGTTACCGCTGATACCAACACGAACACGGAGAGAGAGGGAAGAACGCAGAGACTAATGCGCAGAGGAATTGAATAATTCTGTTCTTAAAGCGCGCAAATATGTGAGAACTTATAGGTACGATACaattgtatatataataataaaaattattattattataataaatattttaacaaaaaaatataaaagtaataaaaggtGATGTTATAAAATGTATTAGTACAAATACAAATGAgtaatattagtattttattatattcattaattAGCTCTGTCTCTGGTTTGTGGGTCAGTCAAActaatgataatttatataacCTTTCTAGAAGAGATACACAGAAgagtattttta encodes:
- the LOC114174126 gene encoding MYB-like transcription factor ETC3 isoform X1, with protein sequence MSTTGTTTSEEVSSNEWEVIHMSEQEEDLIHRMYKLVGDKWNLIAGRIPGRKAEEIERFWIMRHTHTFSVTKNQSKAKDS
- the LOC114174126 gene encoding MYB-like transcription factor ETC3 isoform X2, giving the protein MSTTGTTTSEVSSNEWEVIHMSEQEEDLIHRMYKLVGDKWNLIAGRIPGRKAEEIERFWIMRHTHTFSVTKNQSKAKDS